Proteins encoded by one window of Salvia splendens isolate huo1 chromosome 5, SspV2, whole genome shotgun sequence:
- the LOC121805002 gene encoding uncharacterized protein LOC121805002, which yields MVGHVSMEMAKTVIEVADVAWTAVESCHHHRHHDAPKQSPPESKEGADLDIECTRAENERLRLLLEKNLNLLQEISSSPTLMHNCPSDLNDRILGAVKSESFLNELDFLRQNSTCTFPFDEPSGADLEKAEVLIKMDHDEPSWWVWVSDDMVHKNTEEKSGIDNENYVIVTEEHVVDGIATFLARCILANPKSVNLTPSELQKAMMKALKGMNKFEKMLDIWHAGMLFYTLAMWGVTLASLYQGRAILRLAALGVHHSSKAALKIL from the exons ATGGTTGGCCACGTTTCAATGGAAATGGCGAAGACGGTGATTGAGGTAGCTGACGTGGCGTGGACCGCCGTCGAGAgctgccaccaccaccgccaccacgaCGCTCCGAAGCAATCGCCGCCAGAATCCAAAGAAGGAGCTGATTTGGATATCGAATGCACACGAGCGGAAAACGAACGCCTTCGTCTATTGCTCGAGAAAAATCTCAATCTTCTACAGGAGATATCGAGTTCACCTACTTTGATGCATAATTGCCCGTCCGAT CTCAATGATCGGATTTTGGGTGCTGTTAAGTCAGAGAGCTTCTTAAATGAGCTTGATTTCCTCCGTCAAAACTCAACTTGCACATTTCCTTTCGATGAGCCATCAG GCGCGGATTTGGAGAAAGCTGAGGTATTGATAAAAATGGATCACGATGAACCAAGCTGGTGGGTGTGGGTCTCCGATGATATGGTCCATAAAAACACTGAAGAGAAGAGTGGAATCGACAATgaaaattatgtaattgtaactGAGGAGCATGTGGTGGATGGAATCGCTACCTTTTTGGCTAGATGCATATTGGCGAATCCAAAATCTGTG AATTTGACTCCTTCAGAGCTACAGAAAG CCATGATGAAAGCGCTGAAAGGCATGAATAAATTTGAGAAAATGCTAGACATTTGGCACGCGGGGATGTTATTTTACACCCTAGCCATGTGGGGTGTTACACTAGCGAG TTTATACCAAGGTCGTGCTATTCTGAGACTCGCTGCACTTGGGGTTCACCACTCGAGCAAAGCAGCTCTGAAGATCCTGTAA
- the LOC121805001 gene encoding WAT1-related protein At1g44800-like → MAEQKMGCVLGETFNKMKPYLAMISLQFGYAGMHIVLLLSFKRGFSHWVFVVYRHAVATVFFAPFAYYFEKKIRPKMTKSIFFKIMLLGFLEPVLDQNLYGVGIQYTSATFAAATVNILPAVTFIMAVVFRLEKVNLKKVHSLAKVIGTTVTVIGAMLMTLYKGPAINILFFSHGGHHEAASTAADQHWVTGTIMLLGCIVGWAAFFILQNNTLKEYPAELSLTTLICLMGTVEGGIVAAIMERRPSAWAIGFDARLLAATYSGLVCSGIAYYLQSVVNKAKGPVFVTSFSPLSMIITAVLSAIILAETLHLGSVIGAVIIVSGLYCVVWGKTKEDSAAKDIKSQQLPVVIDMSASDNNINGTTLKTKINSHHEEP, encoded by the exons ATGGCTGAGCAAAAAATGGGGTGTGTTCTTGGTGAAACTTTCAACAAAATGAAGCCATATTTGGCTATGATTTCACTTCAATTTGGGTATGCAGGAATGCATATTGTTCTCTTGCTCTCTTTCAAGAGAGGTTTTAGTCATTGGGTTTTCGTTGTTTATCGTCACGCAGTTGCAACCGTGTTTTTTGCTCCTTTTGCATACTATTTTGAGAA GAAGATAAGGCCCAAGATGACGAAATCAATATTCTTCAAGATAATGCTGCTTGGTTTCTTGGA gcCAGTTTTGGACCAAAACTTGTACGGCGTCGGAATCCAGTACACGTCGGCGACGTTTGCGGCGGCGACCGTCAATATTCTCCCCGCCGTCACCTTCATTATGGCTGTTGTTTTCAG GTTGGAAAAGGTGAATCTGAAAAAAGTCCACAGCTTGGCAAAAGTGATCGGAACTACGGTGACGGTGATCGGAGCAATGCTGATGACACTATACAAAGGCCCCGCCATCAACATCTTGTTCTTCTCTCACGGCGGCCACCACGAGGCCGCCAGCACGGCCGCCGATCAGCACTGGGTCACCGGCACAATCATGCTGCTCGGCTGCATCGTCGGCTGGGCCGCCTTCTTCATCTTGCAA AATAATACGTTGAAGGAGTACCCGGCCGAGCTGTCGTTGACGACGTTGATTTGTCTGATGGGGACGGTGGAAGGTGGCATCGTGGCAGCGATAATGGAGCGGAGGCCGAGCGCCTGGGCTATTGGTTTTGACGCTCGGCTGCTCGCTGCTACATATTCG GGACTTGTATGCTCAGGAATAGCATATTACTTGCAAAGTGTGGTGAATAAGGCAAAAGGTCCAGTGTTTGTGACATCATTTAGCCCCCTCAGCATGATCATCACTGCTGTCTTGTCAGCCATCATTCTCGCCGAGACGCTCCATCTCGGAAG TGTGATCGGAGCAGTGATCATAGTGAGTGGGCTGTACTGCGTGGTGTGGGGCAAAACGAAGGAGGACTCTGCTGCGAAGGACATTAAATCGCAACAATTACCGGTGGTCATAGACATGAGTGCTTCAGACAATAACATCAATGGAACTACTCTCAAAACGAAGATTAATTCCCATCATGAAGAGCCTTGA